From the genome of Denticeps clupeoides chromosome 4, fDenClu1.1, whole genome shotgun sequence, one region includes:
- the faah2a gene encoding fatty-acid amide hydrolase 2-A produces the protein MALNRLERLLAWALRGFMGMLFTIFKMIAAVREPERSARLPPITNPLLKVPAMRLARMIRRREVTSVEVVQAYIDRIQEVNPLINAMVKDRFSAALQEAVQVDKLIEEETGGEDVLEDRLPLLGVPITVKESFCLQGMPNSTGLISRKGLISTNDAPSVALLKRAGGIPLGVTNCSELCMWLESHNNIYGITCNPYDFGRIAGGSSGGEGSILGAGASVIGVGSDIGGSIRMPCFFNGIFGHKPTPGIVSNEGQHPPPSGQQPGFISTGPMCRYAEDLLPMLKIMAGPNAERLPLSSEVDLKRLKFFSIPHDNGSALVSPVDSQLLQAQRRVVEKLEADLGVEVQELRLPQLKHSFQIWGMMMSSPDKDGKPPTTFAELMADNGNKVWPLWELFKWVFRCSSHTLAAIGLAVAEMLQSNKPSPFILQQKESLQKEIEELLGTNGVLLYPSHPHLAPKHHHPLFTPFNFSYTAIFNILGLPVSQCPVGLSFEGLPLGVQVVAGKMQDHLCLATAQFLEKAFGGWREPGSSEASKTT, from the exons ATGGCGCTGAATCGGCTTGAGCGGCTCCTAGCCTGGGCTCTGCGCGGGTTCATGGGGATGCTCTTCACCATTTTCAAGATGATCGCCGCCGTACGAGAGCCTGAGCGGTCTGCGCGACTCCCACCAATCACCAACCCTCTCCTGAAGGTCCCCGCGATGCGGCTCGCTCGGATGATCCGGCGCAGAGAG GTGACAAGTGTAGAGGTGGTGCAGGCCTACATTGACCGAATTCAAGAAGTCAACCCACTAATCAATGCTATGGTTAAAGATAG GTTTTCTGCAGCATTGCAGGAGGCTGTTCAGGTGGATAAGCTCATTGAGGAAGAGACTGGAGGAGAAGACGTGTTGGAGGACAGACTTCCTCTGTTAGGTGTTCCTATCACTGTCAAAGAGTCCTTTTGCTTACAGG GTATGCCGAACTCCACAGGGCTGATCTCAAGGAAAGGACTGATTTCCACAAACGATGCCCCTAGTGTGGCCCTTTTGAAGCGGGCAGGGGGTATTCCGCTGGGTGTGACAAACTGCAGTGAGCTCTGCATGTGGCTGGAATCCCACAACAACATCTATGGCATCACATGTAACCCGTATGACTTTGGCAGGATAGCAGGAGGCAGCTCGG GAGGTGAAGGCAGCATATTGGGGGCAGGGGCTTCGGTGATTGGAGTGGGGTCTGATATTGGGGGCAGCATCCGTATGCCTTGTTTTTTCAATGGAATCTTTGGACACAAACCTACCCCAG GCATTGTCTCAAACGAGGGCCAGCACCCACCACCCTCAGGACAACAGCCAGGCTTCATCAGCACAGGCCCTATGTGCCGCTATGCTGAAGATCTGCTGCCAATGCTGAAAATCATGGCAGGTCCTAATGCCGAGAG GTTGCCTCTGTCATCTGAAGTGGATCTAAAGAGACTGAAGTTCTTCTCCATTCCACATGATAATGGTTCTGCTCTTGTTTCACCCGTGGATTCACAGCTGCTGCAGGCTCAGAGGAGG GTAGTGGAGAAACTGGAGGCGGACCTGGGAGTCGAAGTTCAGGAGCTGCGTCTACCACAGCTCAAACACTCCTTCCAGATATGGGGAATGATGATGTCCTCACCAGACAAAGATGGAAAG CCACCCACAACGTTTGCTGAGCTAATGGCTGACAATGGCAACAAGGTGTGGCCTCTGTGGGAGCTGTTCAAATGGGTATTTAGATGCTCCTCTCACACCCTGGCTGCCATAg GCCTGGCTGTAGCTGAAATGCTGCAGAGCAACAAGCCCTCACCCTTCATCCTGCAGCAGAAGGAGTCACTGCAGAAAGAGATAGAAGAGCTGTTGGGAACAAATGGGGTTCTTCTGTACCCCTCCCACCCCCATCTGGCCCCAAAGCATCACCATCCTCTTTTCACCCCATTCAACTTCTCTTACACAG CCATCTTCAACATCCTGGGCCTGCCTGTAAGCCAGTGTCCAGTGGGCCTAAGCTTTGAGGGTTTACCTCTAGGTGTGCAGGTGGTCGCTGGGAAGATGCAGGATCATCTCTGCTTGGCCACTGCTCAGTTCCTTGAGAAAGCTTTTGGTGGCTGGAGAGAACCCGGGTCCTCAGAAGCGTCTAAAACTACATAA